A window of Pedobacter lusitanus contains these coding sequences:
- the rplL gene encoding 50S ribosomal protein L7/L12, translated as MADLKAFAEQLVNLTVKEVNELAQILKDEYGIEPAAAAVAVAGPAGDAAPAAEEKSTFDVILKEAGGSKLAVVKLVKDLTGLGLKEAKDLVDGAPKELKAGVAKDEAEALKKQLEEAGAVVEIK; from the coding sequence ATGGCAGATTTAAAAGCGTTTGCTGAGCAATTAGTAAACTTAACAGTTAAAGAAGTTAACGAATTAGCTCAAATCCTTAAAGACGAGTATGGTATCGAACCAGCTGCTGCTGCAGTTGCTGTTGCAGGTCCTGCTGGTGATGCTGCTCCTGCAGCTGAAGAAAAATCTACTTTCGATGTTATCTTGAAAGAAGCTGGTGGTTCTAAATTAGCAGTTGTTAAGTTAGTAAAAGACTTAACTGGATTAGGTTTGAAAGAAGCTAAAGATTTAGTTGACGGTGCACCAAAAGAATTAAAAGCTGGTGTTGCTAAAGACGAAGCTGAAGCTTTGAAAAAACAATTAGAAGAAGCTGGAGCTGTAGTTGAGATTAAGTAA
- a CDS encoding IS1096 element passenger TnpR family protein — translation MAIYRFRLSFDDYDEVIREIDIKSTQTFEDLHKALHRTTGYSAEKSSSFYVSSDHWIKGDEIAYLPTQKKVDRGVALMEKAKLSAFIEDPHQKFYYIYNFDRPYEFHVELIKIILQTDPNIEYPVLFKSIGEAPKIFDANNIPTEVVVNNPISNDFDFLNEMDFVPEDTEEIEAMDGRGITTSSEKDEDADDESDSDDFSEDEDYHEDEYDSKEDY, via the coding sequence ATGGCAATTTACAGATTCAGACTTAGTTTTGACGATTACGATGAAGTAATCAGAGAGATCGATATCAAATCAACACAAACTTTTGAAGATTTACATAAAGCTTTACATCGCACAACCGGTTATAGTGCCGAAAAATCTTCTTCTTTTTATGTGAGCTCTGATCACTGGATCAAAGGAGACGAAATCGCCTATCTCCCTACTCAAAAGAAAGTTGATCGTGGTGTTGCTTTAATGGAAAAAGCGAAATTAAGTGCTTTTATTGAAGATCCTCATCAGAAATTCTACTATATATACAATTTTGACCGTCCTTATGAATTCCATGTAGAACTGATCAAGATTATTTTACAGACAGACCCCAATATTGAATATCCCGTTCTTTTCAAAAGTATTGGAGAGGCACCTAAAATTTTCGATGCCAATAATATTCCTACAGAGGTTGTAGTTAATAATCCAATCTCAAATGATTTCGATTTCCTGAATGAAATGGACTTTGTTCCTGAAGATACGGAGGAAATCGAAGCTATGGATGGCAGAGGTATTACCACATCTTCAGAAAAAGATGAGGACGCTGATGATGAATCAGATTCAGATGACTTCTCTGAAGACGAGGATTACCATGAAGACGAATATGACAGCAAAGAAGATTATTAA
- the rpoC gene encoding DNA-directed RNA polymerase subunit beta', producing the protein MSYKKDNKLKSNFTSITISLASPEAILERSSGEVLKPETINYRTYKPERDGLFCERIFGPVKDYECHCGKYKRIRYKGIVCDRCGVEVTEKKVRRERMGHINLVVPVAHIWYFRSLPNKIGYLLGLPTKRLDLIIYYERYVVIQSGLMEEQGIQYMDFLTEEEYLDILDKLPKENQYLDDKDPNKFIAKMGAEALEDLLKRIDLDTLSYNLRHQAANETSQQRKNEALKRLQVVEAFRGARTRIENNPEWMIIKIVPVIPPELRPLVPLEGGRFATSDLNDLYRRVIIRNNRLKRLIEIKAPEVILRNEKRMLQEAVDSLFDNSRKVNAVKTEGNRALKSLSDILKGKQGRFRQNLLGKRVDYSARSVIVVGPNLKLHECGLPKDMAAELFKPFIIRKMIERGIVKTVKSAKKIVDRKDPLVWDILENVLKGHPVLLNRAPTLHRLGIQSFQPKLVEGKAIQLHPLVCTAFNADFDGDQMAVHLPLGHAAILEAQVLMLAAHNILNPANGTPITVPSQDMVLGLYYITKGRRTDEKRVVNGQDFSFYSPEEVIIAYNEKRIDLHAFIKVKVNVKDSDGNIVNKLTETTVGRVLFNQMVPEEVGYINELLTKKSLRDIIGEVVKVTGMARASRFLDDIKELGFQMAFRGGLSFNLQDVNIPAEKQVLLEQASAEVEEVRNNYNMGFITNNERYNQIIDIWTRINNRLTSFVMTQLSSDNQGFNSVYMMLDSGARGSKEQIRQLCGMRGLMAKPQKSGSGGEIIENPILSNFKEGLSVLEYFISTHGARKGLADTALKTADAGYLTRRLHDVAQDMIVNATDCGTLRGMYTTALKDNEDIVEPLYDRILGRISLHDVFNPLDGKLLVSAGQDIDEDIAKAIDESPLEGVEIRSVLTCENKRGVCALCYGRNLATGKRVQRGEAVGVIAAQSIGEPGTQLTLRTFHVGGTASNIAAESQINAKFDGIIEFENVRTVANDTGEQGVKQIVLGRSGEFKIVEKGTGKVIMTNNIPYGSFLYVEEGAEVTKGDKICSWDPYNAVIISEFAGKIEFDAIIEGVTYREESDEQTGHREKVIIDTRDKTKNPSVRVLDKKGELIRQYNIPVGAHVSIDDGEAVKTGQILVKIPRATGKTRDITGGLPRVTELFEARNPSNPAVVTEIDGVVTLGGVKRGNREMTIESKDGEIKKYLVPLSKHILVQDNDFVKAGMPLSDGSISPADILAIKGPAAVQEYLVNGIQEVYRLQGVKINDKHFEVIVHQMMQKVHIEDPGDTTFLENNSVDRWDFMIENDDIYDKKVVVDAGDSNTVKPGQILSLRKLRDENSQLKRKDLKQIEVRDARSATASSVLQGITRASLGTKSFISAASFQETTKVLNEAAIAGKRDNMLGLKENVIVGHLIPSGTGVRGYERIIVGSQEEYDKLLASKQEEEIEA; encoded by the coding sequence ATGTCTTACAAAAAGGATAATAAATTAAAAAGCAATTTCACCTCGATTACCATTAGTTTGGCATCGCCGGAGGCTATTTTAGAGCGCTCTAGTGGTGAGGTGTTAAAACCTGAGACTATTAATTATCGTACTTACAAACCAGAACGTGATGGTTTGTTTTGCGAGCGTATTTTTGGTCCGGTAAAAGATTACGAATGTCACTGTGGTAAATACAAACGTATCCGTTATAAAGGTATTGTTTGTGACCGTTGTGGTGTTGAGGTGACGGAGAAAAAAGTACGTAGAGAGCGTATGGGACACATCAATCTGGTTGTTCCTGTTGCACATATCTGGTATTTCCGTTCATTGCCAAATAAAATCGGTTATTTATTAGGCCTTCCTACCAAAAGATTAGATTTGATCATTTACTACGAACGTTATGTAGTTATTCAATCTGGTTTAATGGAAGAACAGGGTATCCAGTACATGGATTTCCTTACTGAGGAAGAGTACCTTGATATTCTTGATAAATTACCTAAAGAAAACCAATACCTGGATGATAAAGATCCTAATAAATTCATCGCCAAAATGGGTGCTGAAGCATTAGAGGATTTATTAAAACGTATTGATTTAGATACTTTATCTTATAACTTACGTCACCAGGCTGCAAACGAGACTTCTCAGCAACGTAAAAATGAAGCATTAAAACGCTTACAGGTTGTTGAGGCTTTCCGTGGTGCAAGAACACGTATTGAGAATAATCCTGAATGGATGATTATCAAAATTGTTCCTGTTATTCCACCGGAATTACGTCCGTTAGTACCTCTTGAAGGTGGTCGTTTCGCTACTTCAGATCTGAACGATCTGTACCGTCGTGTGATTATCCGTAACAACCGTTTAAAACGTTTGATCGAGATTAAAGCACCAGAGGTTATTTTACGTAACGAGAAACGTATGTTACAGGAAGCTGTAGATTCGTTATTCGATAACTCACGTAAAGTAAATGCGGTAAAAACTGAAGGTAACCGTGCCCTGAAATCTCTTTCAGATATCCTGAAAGGTAAACAAGGTCGTTTCCGTCAGAATTTATTAGGTAAACGTGTGGATTATTCTGCGCGTTCGGTAATTGTTGTAGGTCCGAACCTTAAATTACACGAATGTGGTTTACCTAAAGATATGGCTGCTGAGCTATTCAAACCGTTTATCATTCGTAAGATGATTGAACGGGGAATCGTTAAGACAGTTAAATCTGCAAAGAAAATCGTTGACAGAAAAGATCCGTTAGTATGGGATATTCTTGAAAACGTATTAAAAGGACACCCTGTATTACTGAATCGTGCGCCTACACTGCACAGATTGGGTATCCAGTCTTTCCAGCCTAAATTGGTGGAAGGAAAAGCAATCCAGTTACACCCGTTAGTGTGTACTGCATTCAACGCCGATTTTGACGGTGACCAGATGGCTGTGCATTTACCTTTAGGTCATGCTGCTATTTTGGAAGCCCAGGTATTGATGTTAGCTGCCCACAACATTCTGAACCCTGCAAATGGTACTCCGATTACTGTACCTTCTCAGGATATGGTTTTGGGTCTTTACTATATTACTAAAGGCCGCAGAACTGATGAAAAACGTGTGGTTAACGGACAGGATTTCTCATTCTATTCTCCTGAAGAAGTTATCATTGCTTACAATGAGAAACGTATCGATCTTCATGCATTTATCAAAGTAAAGGTAAATGTTAAAGATTCTGACGGAAATATTGTTAATAAACTGACTGAAACTACTGTAGGTCGTGTACTGTTTAACCAAATGGTTCCGGAAGAAGTAGGATATATCAATGAATTGCTAACTAAAAAATCACTGAGAGATATTATTGGTGAGGTAGTTAAGGTTACTGGTATGGCTCGTGCATCAAGATTCCTTGATGATATTAAAGAGTTAGGTTTCCAAATGGCATTCAGAGGTGGACTATCGTTTAACTTACAGGATGTTAACATCCCTGCAGAGAAACAGGTTCTTTTAGAACAGGCTTCTGCTGAAGTTGAAGAGGTAAGGAATAACTATAACATGGGATTCATTACCAACAATGAGCGTTACAATCAGATTATCGATATCTGGACTCGTATCAATAACCGTTTAACATCATTCGTGATGACTCAGTTATCGAGCGATAACCAAGGATTTAACTCGGTATATATGATGCTTGACTCTGGAGCACGTGGATCTAAAGAGCAGATTCGTCAGCTTTGCGGAATGCGTGGTCTGATGGCGAAACCTCAGAAATCAGGTTCAGGTGGTGAGATTATTGAGAATCCGATTCTTTCAAACTTTAAAGAAGGACTTTCAGTATTAGAATACTTTATCTCTACCCACGGTGCGCGTAAAGGTTTGGCGGATACAGCGTTAAAAACTGCAGATGCTGGTTACCTTACCCGTCGTTTACATGACGTTGCTCAGGATATGATCGTGAACGCAACTGATTGTGGTACTTTAAGAGGTATGTACACTACTGCACTGAAAGACAACGAAGATATCGTTGAACCATTATATGACAGAATCTTAGGCCGTATTTCACTTCATGATGTATTCAATCCTCTGGATGGTAAATTATTAGTAAGTGCTGGTCAGGATATTGATGAAGATATCGCAAAAGCAATCGATGAGTCTCCTTTAGAAGGTGTGGAAATACGTTCTGTATTGACATGTGAAAATAAAAGAGGTGTTTGTGCGCTTTGTTACGGACGTAACCTTGCAACAGGTAAACGTGTTCAACGTGGAGAAGCTGTCGGTGTAATTGCTGCACAGTCTATTGGTGAGCCGGGTACACAGTTAACATTACGTACGTTCCACGTGGGTGGTACCGCATCAAACATTGCTGCTGAATCTCAGATCAATGCTAAGTTTGATGGTATCATCGAATTCGAAAATGTTCGTACTGTAGCAAATGATACAGGTGAGCAAGGTGTGAAACAAATTGTTTTAGGCCGTTCAGGTGAATTCAAAATCGTTGAAAAAGGTACTGGTAAAGTTATCATGACCAATAATATCCCTTACGGTTCATTCTTATATGTTGAAGAAGGTGCTGAAGTAACTAAAGGTGATAAGATTTGTTCATGGGATCCATATAACGCGGTTATTATCTCGGAATTTGCAGGTAAGATCGAATTTGATGCCATCATTGAAGGTGTTACCTACCGTGAGGAATCAGATGAGCAGACTGGTCACCGTGAGAAAGTAATTATTGATACACGTGATAAAACTAAAAATCCATCAGTAAGAGTATTAGATAAAAAAGGTGAGTTAATCAGACAGTATAACATTCCTGTTGGTGCTCACGTTTCTATCGATGATGGGGAAGCAGTCAAAACTGGTCAGATCTTAGTTAAAATCCCTCGTGCTACAGGAAAAACAAGAGATATTACGGGTGGTTTACCACGTGTAACTGAATTGTTTGAAGCACGTAACCCTTCTAACCCGGCTGTAGTAACCGAGATTGACGGTGTTGTAACTTTAGGTGGTGTGAAACGTGGTAATCGTGAGATGACTATCGAATCAAAAGATGGTGAGATCAAGAAATATCTTGTACCATTGTCTAAACACATCCTGGTTCAGGATAATGACTTTGTAAAAGCTGGTATGCCATTATCAGACGGATCAATCTCTCCTGCGGACATTTTAGCAATTAAAGGTCCGGCTGCTGTACAGGAATACCTGGTGAATGGTATTCAGGAGGTTTATCGTTTACAAGGTGTAAAAATCAATGATAAACACTTCGAGGTGATTGTACACCAGATGATGCAGAAAGTTCATATTGAAGATCCGGGAGATACTACATTCTTAGAAAATAACTCTGTAGATCGTTGGGATTTCATGATTGAAAATGATGATATCTATGACAAGAAAGTTGTTGTTGATGCTGGTGATTCAAACACGGTTAAACCAGGTCAGATTCTTTCTCTGCGTAAATTAAGAGATGAAAATTCTCAGTTAAAACGTAAAGATTTGAAACAGATCGAAGTTCGTGATGCAAGATCAGCAACTGCAAGTTCTGTATTGCAAGGTATTACACGTGCGTCATTGGGTACGAAATCATTCATCTCTGCAGCTTCCTTCCAGGAAACTACAAAAGTATTGAACGAAGCTGCGATTGCAGGTAAACGTGATAATATGCTTGGATTGAAAGAAAACGTAATCGTTGGTCACTTGATTCCTTCAGGTACTGGTGTTCGTGGATACGAACGTATTATCGTTGGCTCACAAGAAGAGTATGACAAATTATTAGCTTCGAAACAAGAAGAAGAAATAGAAGCGTAA
- the miaA gene encoding tRNA (adenosine(37)-N6)-dimethylallyltransferase MiaA, which yields MAKNKTLIVIAGPTAIGKTALAITMARHFNTEIISADSRQFFREMSIGTAKPHADELAAAKHHFIDSHTITTLFSTGDFEKQALEVLDEIFTRHDLAIMVGGSGLYLDAVTKGFDELPDTDMEIRNQLNLLFETEGLEPIKAQLEVADPEYYAKVDQANTQRLIRGLEFFLSTGKKVSAFLTNSKKQRPFNIIKIGLNMERSLLYERINHRVDLMLQEGLLAEVESLQAFRELNALKTVGYAELFDYLDGTITYDIAVEKIKQNTRRFAKRQLTWFRRDEQIHWFSPDQSDTIINFVADSINKTNKLPL from the coding sequence ATGGCAAAAAATAAAACATTAATTGTAATTGCAGGGCCAACGGCAATAGGTAAGACAGCTTTAGCTATTACGATGGCCCGGCATTTCAACACTGAAATCATCTCTGCTGACTCAAGACAATTTTTCAGAGAGATGTCTATAGGGACAGCAAAACCTCATGCTGATGAGCTTGCAGCAGCTAAACATCATTTTATTGATTCCCACACTATCACTACTCTTTTTAGTACAGGAGATTTCGAGAAACAGGCACTTGAGGTTTTAGATGAAATATTTACGCGACATGATCTGGCCATTATGGTTGGTGGATCTGGCTTGTATCTGGATGCTGTAACCAAAGGATTCGATGAGTTACCTGATACCGATATGGAAATCAGAAATCAGCTGAATCTATTATTTGAAACAGAAGGTCTGGAACCTATCAAAGCACAGCTTGAAGTGGCAGATCCCGAATATTATGCCAAAGTAGATCAGGCAAATACCCAGCGTTTGATCAGAGGACTGGAATTCTTCCTGTCTACAGGAAAAAAGGTCTCTGCATTTTTAACAAACAGCAAAAAACAAAGACCCTTTAATATCATCAAGATTGGGTTGAATATGGAAAGATCACTACTTTATGAGCGGATTAACCATAGAGTAGATCTCATGCTGCAGGAAGGCCTTTTAGCAGAGGTAGAGTCATTACAGGCCTTCAGAGAGCTTAATGCCTTGAAAACTGTGGGTTATGCTGAGCTTTTTGACTATCTGGATGGTACTATTACTTATGATATTGCCGTAGAAAAGATTAAACAAAATACCCGCCGGTTCGCAAAACGTCAGTTAACCTGGTTCAGAAGGGACGAACAAATTCATTGGTTCAGTCCTGATCAATCTGATACCATTATCAATTTTGTGGCGGATTCAATCAATAAAACAAATAAATTACCTCTTTAA
- a CDS encoding DUF3467 domain-containing protein, translating into MENENNDNQINIELSEEVAEGIFSNLAIITHSNTEFVLDFIRVMPGVPKAKVKSRIILTPEHAKRLMIAMQDNIEKFESINGRIKTQEEPSGFPMNFGGPTAQA; encoded by the coding sequence ATGGAAAACGAAAACAACGACAATCAAATCAATATTGAACTTTCTGAAGAAGTAGCGGAAGGTATATTCTCAAATCTTGCAATTATTACTCATTCCAATACTGAATTTGTACTGGATTTTATCAGGGTAATGCCAGGGGTGCCAAAGGCAAAAGTAAAATCAAGAATCATTCTGACCCCGGAGCATGCTAAAAGATTAATGATAGCTATGCAGGATAATATAGAGAAGTTTGAGTCAATTAATGGCCGAATTAAAACTCAGGAAGAACCATCTGGATTTCCAATGAATTTTGGTGGACCAACTGCCCAGGCTTAG
- the rpoB gene encoding DNA-directed RNA polymerase subunit beta → MANKVDQRVNFARSKHIIDYPDFLDVQLQSFREFFQIETTSDNRHTEGLFKVFAENFPITDSRNIFVLEFLDYFIDPPRYDIPECIDRGLTYSVPLKAKLKLSCNDAEHEDFETIIQDVYLGTIPYMTPKGTFVINGAERVIVSQLHRSPGVFFGQSRHTNGTKLYSARVIPFKGSWIEFATDVNNVMYAYIDRKKKFPVTTLLRAIGYDSDKDILELFDLADEVKVSKSGLKKYIGRKLAARVLRKWVEDFVDEDTGEVVSIDRNEVILDRDTVLEDEHIDMIIDAGVKTIILSKDDGASQADYTIIYNTLQKDTSNSEKEAVENIYRALRNAEPPDEETARGIIERLFFSDKRYDLGDVGRYRINRKLKMDTPDHVKVLTKADIIAIVKYLIKLINSKEEVDDIDHLSNRRVRTVGEQLYAQFGVGLARMARTIRERMNIRDNEVFTPTDLINARTLSSVINSFFGTNQLSQFMDQTNPLAEITHKRRLSALGPGGLSRERAGFEVRDVHYTHYGRLCTIETPEGPNIGLISSLCVHAKINTLGFIETPYKIVRDGIVAVDEDVIYLSAEDEDGKTIAQANAAYDDKGNFTTARVKARYEGDFPIIEPEKLDLMDVAPNQITSIAASLIPFLEHDDANRALMGSNMQRQAVPLLRPEAPIVGTGLEGRVARDSRTLINAEGDGVVEYVDANEITIKYVRNDADRLVSFEGDSKTYKLIKFKKTNQNTCINLKPIVKKGQKVVKGQVLCEGYATENGELALGRNLKVAFMPWQGYNFEDAIVISERIVREDIFTSLHIEEFELEVRDTKRGEEELTPDIPNVSEEATKDLDENGIIRIGAEVKEGDILIGKITPKGESDPSPEEKLLRAIFGDKAGDVKDASLKTPPSIRGVVIDTKLFSRAKKTTKAEEKAAIEKLDKRYNLATTNLKNELVDKLFQIVNGKTSQGIYNVYKELLFPKGAKFTQKSLADLEFAHINPYKWTTDDDKNDQIKILIHNYGIRVNEELGAYKRDKFAISVGDELPSGIVQMAKVYVAKKRKLKVGDKMAGRHGNKGIVARIVRDEDMPFLDDGTPVDIVLNPLGVPSRMNLGQIYETVLAWAGKELGVKFATPIFDGAKHDEVEEWIAKAGVPASGRTYLHNGLTGEKFDQPTTVGIIYMLKLGHMVDDKMHARSIGPYSLITQQPLGGKAQFGGQRFGEMEVWALEAFGAANILQEILTVKSDDVIGRAKTYEAIVKGENLPTPGVPESFNVLVHELRGLGLDITLD, encoded by the coding sequence TTGGCAAATAAAGTCGACCAAAGAGTAAATTTTGCACGTAGTAAGCACATCATAGATTACCCGGATTTTCTAGATGTACAGTTGCAATCATTCAGAGAATTTTTCCAGATAGAAACTACTTCAGACAACCGTCATACAGAGGGCTTGTTTAAAGTGTTTGCTGAAAACTTTCCAATCACAGATTCCAGAAATATTTTCGTTTTGGAATTCCTTGATTATTTTATTGACCCGCCGCGTTATGATATACCTGAGTGTATTGACCGTGGGTTAACTTATAGTGTCCCATTAAAGGCAAAGTTGAAATTGTCTTGTAACGATGCGGAACACGAAGATTTTGAAACTATCATTCAGGATGTATATCTGGGTACTATTCCATATATGACCCCTAAAGGTACATTCGTAATCAATGGTGCAGAGCGTGTAATTGTTTCTCAGTTACACAGGTCTCCGGGTGTGTTCTTCGGCCAGAGCCGTCACACTAACGGTACCAAGCTTTATTCTGCCCGTGTGATTCCTTTCAAAGGATCCTGGATCGAGTTTGCTACTGACGTAAATAACGTCATGTATGCTTATATCGACCGTAAGAAAAAGTTCCCTGTTACCACGTTATTACGTGCAATTGGTTACGATTCTGATAAAGACATCCTTGAATTGTTTGACTTAGCCGATGAGGTTAAGGTTAGCAAATCCGGTTTGAAAAAATATATCGGACGTAAGCTTGCTGCGAGAGTTTTAAGAAAATGGGTTGAAGATTTTGTAGACGAAGATACTGGTGAAGTAGTTTCGATAGATCGTAACGAAGTGATCTTAGACAGGGATACTGTTTTAGAAGACGAGCATATTGATATGATCATTGACGCTGGTGTTAAAACTATTATCTTATCTAAAGATGATGGTGCCAGTCAGGCTGATTATACTATTATATATAATACATTACAAAAAGATACTTCAAACTCTGAAAAAGAGGCTGTTGAAAACATCTACCGTGCTTTGCGTAACGCAGAACCACCTGATGAGGAAACTGCAAGAGGTATCATTGAGCGTTTATTCTTCTCAGACAAACGTTATGACTTAGGAGATGTTGGTCGTTACCGCATCAACCGTAAGTTGAAAATGGATACTCCTGATCATGTTAAAGTATTAACAAAAGCAGATATTATTGCAATTGTAAAATACCTGATCAAATTAATCAACTCTAAGGAAGAGGTCGATGATATTGACCACTTGTCAAACCGTCGTGTACGTACAGTAGGTGAGCAGTTATATGCTCAGTTTGGTGTAGGTCTGGCGCGTATGGCACGTACAATCCGTGAGCGGATGAACATTCGTGATAATGAGGTTTTCACACCTACAGACTTAATTAATGCCCGTACTTTATCGTCGGTTATTAATTCATTCTTTGGTACAAACCAGTTGTCACAGTTTATGGACCAGACAAATCCTCTGGCAGAGATTACGCACAAACGTCGTCTTTCAGCCTTAGGCCCAGGTGGTCTTTCCCGTGAAAGAGCTGGTTTCGAGGTGCGTGACGTTCACTATACCCACTACGGTAGATTGTGTACGATTGAAACACCAGAGGGACCAAACATCGGTTTGATTTCATCTCTTTGTGTTCACGCAAAGATCAATACATTAGGATTTATAGAAACTCCATACAAGATCGTAAGAGACGGTATCGTTGCTGTAGACGAAGATGTAATCTATCTTTCTGCTGAAGATGAGGATGGTAAAACTATCGCACAGGCAAACGCTGCTTATGATGATAAAGGTAATTTCACCACTGCACGTGTTAAAGCACGTTATGAGGGTGACTTCCCGATTATTGAGCCTGAGAAATTAGACTTAATGGACGTGGCTCCGAATCAGATTACTTCGATTGCTGCTTCATTGATTCCTTTCCTTGAGCATGATGATGCGAACAGAGCCCTGATGGGTTCCAACATGCAACGTCAGGCCGTACCATTGTTACGTCCTGAAGCTCCGATTGTTGGTACTGGTCTTGAAGGTCGTGTTGCACGTGACTCAAGAACACTGATCAATGCTGAAGGCGATGGTGTTGTTGAATATGTTGATGCAAATGAAATAACTATCAAATATGTAAGAAACGATGCAGATCGTTTAGTATCATTTGAAGGTGATAGCAAAACTTATAAATTAATTAAATTCAAGAAAACCAACCAGAATACTTGTATCAACTTAAAACCTATTGTTAAAAAAGGTCAGAAAGTTGTTAAAGGGCAAGTACTTTGTGAAGGTTATGCAACTGAAAATGGTGAGCTTGCTTTAGGCAGGAACCTTAAAGTAGCATTCATGCCTTGGCAGGGATACAACTTTGAGGATGCGATTGTAATCAGTGAACGTATTGTTCGTGAAGACATCTTTACCTCATTGCATATTGAAGAGTTTGAATTGGAAGTACGTGATACAAAACGTGGAGAAGAGGAATTAACACCGGATATCCCTAACGTTTCTGAAGAAGCTACTAAAGATTTAGATGAAAATGGTATCATTCGTATCGGTGCTGAAGTAAAAGAAGGCGATATCCTTATCGGTAAAATTACCCCTAAGGGAGAGTCTGATCCTTCACCGGAAGAGAAATTATTACGCGCTATCTTTGGAGATAAAGCTGGTGATGTGAAAGATGCATCATTAAAAACTCCTCCATCGATCAGAGGTGTGGTAATTGATACTAAGTTATTCTCAAGAGCTAAGAAAACTACTAAAGCTGAAGAAAAAGCAGCAATAGAGAAATTAGATAAGAGATATAATCTGGCTACAACCAATCTGAAAAATGAACTGGTTGACAAATTGTTCCAGATTGTAAATGGTAAAACTTCTCAGGGTATTTACAACGTTTACAAGGAATTATTATTCCCTAAAGGTGCTAAGTTCACTCAAAAAAGTTTGGCTGATTTAGAATTCGCTCACATTAATCCATACAAATGGACTACTGATGACGATAAAAATGATCAGATCAAAATTTTGATTCATAACTATGGTATCCGTGTAAACGAAGAACTGGGTGCGTACAAACGTGATAAATTCGCTATCAGTGTTGGTGATGAATTACCATCAGGTATTGTACAAATGGCTAAAGTTTATGTTGCTAAAAAACGTAAACTGAAAGTAGGGGATAAGATGGCTGGTCGTCACGGTAATAAGGGTATTGTTGCCCGTATCGTTCGTGATGAAGATATGCCGTTCCTTGATGATGGAACTCCTGTTGATATCGTGTTGAACCCACTGGGTGTACCTTCACGTATGAACCTTGGACAGATCTACGAAACTGTATTGGCGTGGGCCGGTAAAGAACTGGGTGTGAAATTCGCAACTCCGATCTTTGATGGTGCTAAGCATGATGAAGTTGAAGAGTGGATCGCTAAAGCTGGTGTTCCTGCTTCAGGAAGAACTTACTTGCATAATGGTTTAACGGGTGAGAAATTCGACCAGCCAACTACAGTAGGTATTATCTACATGCTGAAACTGGGTCACATGGTTGATGATAAGATGCACGCCCGTTCAATCGGACCATATTCATTAATTACACAACAACCATTGGGTGGTAAAGCTCAATTCGGGGGTCAGCGTTTTGGTGAGATGGAGGTTTGGGCATTAGAAGCATTTGGTGCGGCTAATATTCTACAGGAGATCCTGACTGTGAAGTCTGATGATGTAATCGGTAGAGCCAAAACTTATGAAGCAATTGTAAAAGGCGAAAACCTGCCGACTCCAGGTGTACCGGAATCATTTAATGTATTGGTACATGAGTTGCGCGGATTAGGTTTAGATATTACGTTAGACTAA
- the rplJ gene encoding 50S ribosomal protein L10 codes for MNREEKHEVVSALQEKMQEFGNFYIADTSSLSVEKINNIRRKCFESGIEMQVAKNTLIRKAIEGLDGDNSSIFEALKGQSALLFSKTGNGPAKLIKALRKGSDKPVLKAAFIDTAIFVGDNHLDALVSLKSREELIGDIIGLLQSPAKNVISALKSSGGKIAGIVKTLQEREG; via the coding sequence ATGAACAGAGAAGAAAAACACGAAGTAGTTTCGGCTCTTCAAGAGAAGATGCAGGAATTCGGCAATTTTTATATTGCTGATACATCAAGCTTATCTGTTGAGAAAATTAACAACATCCGTCGCAAATGTTTCGAAAGCGGTATTGAAATGCAGGTTGCTAAAAATACTTTAATCAGAAAAGCGATTGAAGGATTGGACGGCGATAATTCAAGTATTTTTGAAGCATTAAAAGGCCAGTCAGCATTATTATTCTCAAAAACAGGTAATGGTCCAGCTAAGCTGATCAAAGCTTTGAGAAAAGGTTCTGACAAACCAGTATTGAAAGCGGCGTTTATCGACACAGCTATCTTTGTTGGAGATAATCATTTAGATGCATTAGTAAGCTTGAAATCAAGAGAAGAGCTTATTGGAGACATCATTGGCTTGCTACAATCGCCAGCTAAAAATGTTATCTCAGCACTTAAATCTAGTGGTGGTAAAATCGCAGGAATTGTTAAAACTCTTCAGGAAAGAGAAGGTTAA